A genomic window from Diorhabda sublineata isolate icDioSubl1.1 chromosome 8, icDioSubl1.1, whole genome shotgun sequence includes:
- the LOC130448122 gene encoding uncharacterized protein LOC130448122, with protein MKILSKNPKGCEHQNQQCTKLSKTSSNYIRQDFFNKFDYIFLTILAIILLLYILSNFEEFSWQLSSFGRIILIKILPYFDWRPYKNKRCLIEHFFTETENLSNKLNCNVCEDLVGIDVHEILEEDILEERYIKLDNPVIITKSLKNWPKDSGFMNDLIQHESSKLYPCNLSTNIHKGFDNLETVLSKLKYFNEFYIHYQNCESEAMRTLRQYTFTPEVLPSIFSPTLYNWMIWNDNYNATNYKQIELMEKVTVVGQLFGSTNIRLIPRKNCAKSCPFFDITLRERELLIFTSLWDLEYRPADKGENMAVIIEYSD; from the coding sequence atgaaaatattatcaaaaaacccTAAGGGCTGCGAACATCAAAATCAACAATGTAcgaaattgtcaaaaacttcCAGTAATTATATAAGGCAagactttttcaataaattcgattatatttttcttactaTACTGGCTATCATACTGTTACTGTACATACTGTCAAATTTCGAAGAATTCTCTTGGCAACTATCGTCCTTTGGAAGAATAATACTTATAAAAATACTTCCTTATTTTGATTGGCgtccatataaaaataaacgttgTTTAATAGAGCACTTCTTCACAGAAACTGAAAACTTATCCAATAAATTAAACTGTAACGTATGTGAAGATCTAGTTGGTATAGATGTCCATGAGATTCTTGAAGAAGACATTTTAGAAGAGCGGTATATTAAGCTTGACAATCCAGtaataattacaaaaagttTGAAGAATTGGCCGAAAGACTCCGGGTTTATGAATGACTTAATACAACACGAATCTTCTAAATTATATCCTTGTAATTTATCAACTAATATTCATAAAGGCTTCGACAATTTAGAAACAGTCTTATctaagttgaaatattttaatgaattctATATTCACTATCAAAATTGCGAATCTGAAGCCATGCGAACGTTAAGGCAGTATACGTTTACACCTGAAGTACTACCATCGATATTTTCTCCGACTTTATACAATTGGATGATATGGAATGACAACTATAATGCAACGAATTATAAGCAAATCGAACTTATGGAAAAAGTAACCGTTGTTGGACAATTATTTGGATCGACGAATATTAGGCTTATTCCTAGGAAGAACTGTGCAAAATCTTGTCCATTTTTCGATATAACACTTCGAGAACgtgaattattgatttttactAGTTTATGGGACTTGGAGTATAGGCCAGCTGATAAAGGTGAAAATATGGCTGTTATTATAGAATATTCGGATTAA